The following is a genomic window from Canis lupus familiaris isolate Mischka breed German Shepherd chromosome 10, alternate assembly UU_Cfam_GSD_1.0, whole genome shotgun sequence.
AAATTGTTAAGAAAACTTGTGGGTTGGGAGAACGAGGGTACCCTAAAGGACAAATAAAATGCCTGGTTGGGATCAACCCAGTTGGAGGAGATCCCAGTGAATTTTTAATAGATAGTTTTCCTCACCCAACATtgagcaaaagcaaaataaaactattagcCAAGTGAGTCAATTTATTGAAGGTCTGCACTTCTTCAAGTGATCAGAAACTGCCACCCAGGGCAAAGGACATCAGAGTTCAGATGCCCCATCCCTTCCTGGTCCACTGGAGAAGAGGACACCCTACCTGTTAGTCATCGTCATCGTCATCTTCTGGGACAAAAATGTCATGCTCCTCGAGGAGAGCAGCAAAGTTCTTGCTGATAAGCGTCCCAACATAGAGAAAGGGGATCACAATGGAGAACACACGGAGGAGGCCGAAGGACATCTGCAGAGGGTCAGAGTGGTGGCCATAAGCTCCAGAGCCCACTCTGATGGGACCACAGAAGGCCTGGCCTTCGGGGGCACTCCTGTGGACCCGAGGCCCACAATATGCGACTACTCAATTTTAAAGTCCTTGGAAAAATTCAgagcaacaaaaaaagaagagataaggTTATTTTATTGCCATCAAAGTGGctaggagaaggaaaaggataaGGCATTCTAGACATCTAAAAATTATGGCACAACCGGGTGATTACTTGCAGATAACGGATAAACAGGTAAAGTACTAAGAGTTGGGACTGTGGCAACAAGAGCTCACCTCTACTTAAAGAAGACACTAAATACACACAGTTCTTTAACAGATGCCCCAGTGGCTGAAACGTTTAATGTCaccatattaaatgttttaaataaccaTGTTTTGTAAAGTGAGCATGTCCTTACCCTAAAGGGTTAGCTGTTTAGATGGGTTTAGGGGAGTTTCAGCATAATCTCAACATATCCTCTATTTTCCTAggagttgcaaaaaaaaaaaaaaaaaatttcagctgtGCCTTTTTATAAGGcagctcttccctccccccccacgGACCCTGCTTCTTGCCACAAAAACAATCTTGAACTCATTAGTCTGAGCTAGCATTGGCCAGACTAGCTTTaagagaatttgtttttgttttttttgttactCCCACACAGCCCTCGAGTCAGAAAACAAACTCGTTTGGTGTGAGGGGCTGTTTCCACTTAGAAAAACCCAAGGGTACTCAGGGCACGTGACAGCATTCcgtggtggggaaaaaaacaggagCTGGTAGAGGGTTGAACGAGCAGGAAACCTGGATTCCGGGACCTAACTCGCGCTAGCTTTGGAGCCTCACTGGCTTCGCTGCTTTGGCCCGAGTCTTCATTTGTCAAAACTGTAGTAattccctgcccacctctcagGACTGCACATCACGTGAATTAAGTACTAGGTCAAAACTCTTAAAAGACAAGGTCTGTCCCACTACTCCTTTACCGAGTCCTTTCACCACTCGTTCCACCCCATCAACCGCGAACGTGATTTGTCTATACTGGGTGCGCAAAGCCGCGCCTTGTGGCCCTGAACACTGGGCTCCACGCTCCTCACGATGCGCTAGTGCAGAGTGCAGTCCTCCTCAGCTCTCGCCCCCGTCCTCGGTCTCCCGGCGCCTAACTCAACACCGGGATCCGACCCGTTTCCTCCCACCTGTCAAATTTAGCAGCGCATTAGCGCTAAACTTTGTCCTTGATCCGTCTTCCGGTCTAAGGCGGTCGTATGATTGGCCTTTGCTCCTATCAATCAGCGTCGACCCGCGCACACACCCCATGTGATTGGCCTCGGCCCCTTCGCCCCGCCTCCAGGCAGACACTCACTTTCACCGGTTTGGGCAAAATGGCGCCGCTGCGAGTAACGATGACTGACCTCGACGGTACCAGGCTCCGACCTGAGCCACCCCCTCCGGCGGAGACATCGCCACCTTTCCTCAGCCTCGGCCCGCTCCGGAAAACCCCGGATCGGACGGATGCCAGTGCCAGCCAGCGAGCCGCTCCGGACGCCATTTCCCAGCTCCGCCCCTAGCCCGGCACCCGGACCCCGGCGCCCGGCTCCTGTGACGCCCTCCGCGAGAGCACCGCCCCAAGCCTCGCGATGCTTCTGGGATGAGACGCGAGGCCCAACCCCCCCACGGCGCAATGCGCCTAGTTCCTGCGGCGCTTCGAAGGGGGCGTTGGTCACCCGCCCGACGTGGAGACGTCACGCGGGGAGCGCCGACGCCCCGGTAGCCTCCTCGTtccgggcggcggggcggggtcGTCGGGCGGGCGGTCCTGGCAGAGCCTTTGTGCTTCCGCCATTGTTCCCTCACCCGGGGCggccagggctgggcagggcaggtggtTGTTGAGACGAGAAGTCCCTTTAATCGGCCCTCCAAcagtggtatttttctttttaacattaaaaataataatgattcggggatccctgggcggctcagcggtttagcgccgccttcagcccagggtgatcctggagacccgggatcaagtcccgcgtcgggctccctgcatggagcctgcttctccctctgcctgcgtctctatgaaaaaataaataaaatctttaaaaataataataattcaagtCTATTTAGTTGTACTGTCTGGGTGattctgtagttttatttcttgcCAAGGCTTACGTCATATGTAGGCAAACGGAGGGCGCGGGGGCTTCATACACACTGGGCAAGTGATTGTTGAAATGAACTGAAACCAAAGTGAGTAATAAAAACTTAGTGTTTTAATCGTATATTAAAAAACCACTGTAATAACCGTAAGAACGATAACAAAAGGCTGTGGTATCTGTATGAAGCAGGGGGCTGGGTAGGCGGCCGCCCCGCCTCCTGGGAAACAAGCCTTTGGGACTGGGTCAGCCTCGGGGTCCTGGGCCCGCGAAGCCTCCAGACCCGGTCCGGCCCGGGGCCGTGTACCCAAGCTGCTAAGAGGGGACGGAGAGGCTCGGGGCCGACTGGGTGTGTGGAGAGGGGCCCGTCGGCCCAGGCTCTGCATCCCCGACCGGCCACGGCGGCCACACCCAAGGGCTCAGGCTGGGCTGGCTGCTGGCTCTCTCCACCCAGACACGCCGACACCCTAAACCATCGATAAAACACTTGGGGCCGTGCCGCTGAGAGGAGCCATGAGAGGGTCTTGGCAGACATGCACTGGCTGACAAACAGGGTGCTGAAGGAGTTCCCAGGCCGGGTTCAGGATCAGGAACAGCTCTTTGGGAGGGCAGTCGGGAGAAGAGTGCTGGGAAGCCTGTGTCCAAGCTCCGAGAATGCCCTGGACTGAGGGGCCTCCCCAGGGAGCCACACGGCCTCCCCACTTGGCAGCTCCAGGAGCTGGCATCTGAAGACAGAATACAGGAAGGATTTCTGCTGACGCTGAAAAGCCACCAGCCCCTCCTGGGGCGATGACAAGCACCATCTATAGACATGGCAGCCAGGGAGAGAAGCTGGGAGCCCCAACACTCTCCGAGCAGAATTAATCCCTCGTTGCTGGCTGAAGGCCCTCTCCCTCCAAAGGGCCCCACTCAAGCTGCAGAGTGGGGGTCCTGTGCCCCACCGCTCAGGAAGAGCTGGGCCCCAGAAACCCCCATAACAATAAATCTACTTTCTCTGACAATGTCAGTCCCTCGAACTAACACTTCACCCAACTTCTGGTATCTAAAGGTACACAAGACTCCCTGTGTAGGAAGTTGTGGTTGTAGAGTCGGGCGTGTAGGTAACAGGGCACGGCAGCCTACGGCCACGTAATATTTCCCACTTCCTCCATTTCATTAGCATCCCCTGAGAGAGGGGCCGagcacagagggaggaggctgAGTCTGGCCATGGGGCTGCTGAGCaaggccctccccctccctgggcctcaggaaATAAAGGAGTTGGGAGTAATGACTCCTCAGTCCCCTCCAGGCACAAGGGTAGCTCTGGAACCTGGGGAAGCctaaaaaacaggaaagaaagaatcctctcaaaaaaaaaaaaagtcacttaaaaaaaaaaacattcattaaaatcTGGAAAAAGCCCTGGCCCTAGTGTCCTGACCGGCAGGATAAGGGCCATGCCCGCCGGACCGGGGCTCAGTGCCCATCCCGATTCTCGCGCTCCGGCCGGCTGGCCCAGGCCCTCTGCAGCCACCTCTGCCTCAGCTCCACGATCTCCTGGCCGTACCAGTTGTGCAGCATCGAGAAGTAGGAGGTCTCGGGGAGCGAGGGGCTCTGCCGCCTGCCCAGGAAGAGGCCGGCAGGGCCCTGCCACTCGGCCAAGCCCCGGCCGGCTGGCCTGCTGCCCCTTTCTTCAACCAGGTCCTCGGGCCGGCAATCCTTGGAGACGGGGTGGCCGTTTTCTGGGCCCGGAGACGGGCGCTCAGGAGCCTGGGGCTTTTGGTGGCCGGGACCAGCCTTCCAGGATGAGTGGCGACGCAAGGCCAGGCTGTGGCGGGCGTCGCGCAGTTGGCTCTCCAGCTCGCGCACCACCAGGCGCATGTAGCCAAAGCTCGCCCTGGACAGTGCCTTcacccaggcctcctgggccGCCGGCCCATCTGCCGCCAGCAGGTGTGGGCGCACGCCAGGGGCGTCGAAGCGGATGGCGAAGGCGAACTCCTCAGACACGGGAGCCTCGGCCAGCTCCACCGTGCAGCCCTCCAGCACCACCAGGCTCAGCGGGGCCCGGCTCTCCCTACTCTCAAAGGAGAACAGCAGGTTGCCTTTGAGGACAAACCAGCACCTTCGGCCAGCGCCACTGGGGGTCGGCGGAGTCCCTGCACCCCCCCAAGTGCGCAGGAAGCCCGTGTGGTCTGCCGGGGAGTCGCTCAGTGCGTAGTGGGCCACACTCCTCTCGTTCAGCTTCATGGCTCCTATAAGCACTGTGAGGGGAGACGGTGGCCACAGGTCAGAGGAGAAGGCAGCTCTGTGCCCCTGTTGGGCAAAGAAGGCTGGCCCTGGAGGAGACCTGGGCCTCAGCCCTGTGGCCTCTACTTGCTGTGTGCCCTGAggctcagtgtcttcatctgtgaaatgggctggCATCCCTGACTCTTCTCTCAAATGGTGATTGGGAGGATCATGCAAAAAACTGGATATCAGAGAACCCAGAGAGAAGGATAATATGCCTGTTCCAGACCGGGAGGCATGGAGAGGGTTGATACAGCTTTTTAAAAcccaaagaaaaagatattagCTTAAACCATCTCTTAATCCAGGGGTCCCTTAGCTCCAACCCTGAGGCCAAACTTCCAAGGTTTCTGTGACCCCCCTGGGCCCCTGCCAGCCTCTCATTCGTTAATGGCACAGTTACCCTTTCCTTAAGAATCTGAAGCCTTCGGGGTCAGAAGGCAGGGTGAGGCAGGCTGGCCCCATTCCTCCACGGCAGGGGAGAAGCTTAGACGGAGACCTGCCCGGTAAACAAGAGTGTGGCACAAACACAGGGCACCGCTCGGTAGGACCAACCTCAACCACTGAATGTTGAGGTCCCACAGATCATATGTGGCACCTGATCCAACTGTCCTCCTGACTCATGAAACACTGAGGCCTAGAGCAGCAAAGCAGAACCGCCCAAGACTGCATGACCAGTGAAAAGCAGAGCTTGCTCTCCTGCTTCCCTCACAGCTTCTGGGGGCAAGTCTCGGCAGTGACCCACTTACCAGCAGAGCCCACCATGCTGCTCACTTACCCACAGAGCTCCCAGCAAGAGGGCAGGGGCCTCTCTGGTCTGGCCACACAGCTCGGCCCTTTGATTACATgattcctggggcacctgcaaAACAATTTTCAAACCCTGTCACCACATCCTAAAGGATGAGAACTCCTACTCAGTCTTAGAGGCCCAGTAAAACCACTGCTGCTTCCCTGGAGTGTTGCCTGATCCCTGATAATCtccccacctacccacccacccagacCAGGTACTTAAGAGCAATTGATCATCACTTTTCAGAGCTCAGTTCTCTACCCCCAGGAAAGGGTAGGTCAGAGTTAAGTGTCCCCggcttcctccttttccctttcagCACCGTTTATTTGTAGATGTATGTCACCTCATCTGAGAGGCCTGCCCTGATTGCTGTACCTAAAGTGGTCCTGATCACAAGGGGACCCAAGCAGCAGCCCCCtcacttctgttttcctttcctccctccgccccccacaATGATCTCCTTTGTGCTTACAGCACTATCCCCAGCCCCGGCGTGTAGGGCAGGACTCCTCGACTGGCTGCCCGTGTGACCTCCAACATGCAGCCCATCGGGAAGGGGCCCTCGGAAAGTACTGAAATAGCCGAGAATGCAACGATGGACAAAGCAGTCCCTCCCTCCTGGAGCCTACATTCCAGCGGGAGACACACTGTAAACAGACCAAGATAAACAATAAATGgatgtaaaaattaattaagagGTCGCGACCAGGCCTAAGGAGAGAGGCCGGCCGGGGGCACACGGGGGCAGGGCtgtgcggtgggggggggggggggcgctcgcTGAGGTCCGCCGGCCCCGGGGCGCGAGGGGGGCCCGAGGAgcagtgcccccaccccacccccgccgccgccgcgagcCTGGGGCGGGAGcggcccccacccctcccgggGGGCGCCCGGGGCACCGCGTCTCTCCAGACTCCCTCGAGGAGCTGGGCGGTGGGACCCGGCGGCCGGGCCACCAAGCAGCGGCGGGCTCCgcagggtcccggggtcccgggcgCGCGCCGCAGGGGGCGGCGGGGCCTCAGTCTCCCGGCCCGCGCAGTGGGGCTGCCCCGCCACGTCGCCGCGGGCCACGCCTTCCCGGGGCCGCCTCCTCCCGAGCCCGCGGGCCCGCGCTCACCTCGGCGCCGCCGGGCGCGCCGACAACCGGGAGGGCGGCCGCCGGGTGGGCTGCGCCCGCGGCTCGGGGCGACCCCGGCTCCGGGCCCCGCGCCTCCGCCCGGAACGCGGCCGCGGGAGCCGGGAGACCCCTTCCGGGCGGCTCGAGTTACCACCctcgcccctcccctcccgcggCTCACCGGACGGGCCCCGGACTCGCCCCTCCATCCACGcgggagggaaactgaggcccgaggggcgggggcggagctGGTCAGCGGCGGGCGACCTCGAACCCAGGGCCCCGCCGCGGGCCGTCCGCGGGCCTCGGACCCAGCCCACCGCCGGGAGAGCTCGGagtccttcccttccccctccggCCCCCTCATCGCGCCCGGCCCACTTTCCCCACCGAGCCAAGCCCGGGACGGCTCGGCGCGGCGCCTCCTCTGGGCGGGCTCCTAGCCAGCCCGCGAGGCCCCGCCGAGCTTCCCGGTGACTCCGCCCGGGCCGGAGTCCTCGCATCTCTGTTTCTGGGGGTTGCTCCTGGGCGGGCTGTCCTGGGGGCTGCAGGAGTTCCGACGGGAGCCAGCGGCGGGAGGCGGGGGTTCCGACGGCCCACGGGAGCCAGCGGGGTGGAACATCGAGCCCTGAACTCGGTGGTTCCCGGCTCGGAGCTCTAGCCCTTGCAGTTTCCTGCAGCCTCGGGCGTTCTTCCTTCTTACCCCTCCCCTGGGCTCTACCTTCTCAGGGCTCCTTTCACATCAATTAGGTCTCAGCTCGGACGTCCCCTCCCCGACCAGGAGATGTAAAGTGGCCTACCCTCAGGTCGCTATCACGTCgctaagttgtattttcattacaGCACTAGCCGCTATAGAAACTTCCCTATATTCATGCTTTTACTTCCTGTTTGTTATCCGTCTCTTCCACTATATTCTATTCAGCTAATAATAGAAACCCTAATAAATGTGTTAGAAGGAAATAGGTGGTCTGGAAAATATAGGAGGGTCAGGGAGCTTGAGAATAGCTAGAGTTGGGAGGTTGCAATTTCAAATAGGATGACCAGGctaggcctcactgagaaggtggaCTGGAAGGAAATAAGGGACCAGTTATGCCAAAacctggaggaagagcagagggaacagctagTGCAAAGGTCCCGAGACCAGTGATGTTTGAGGAACTTCAAGGAGGACAGtgtggcagggaggcagggaggacagggagagcaggaggagaTGGGGTCAGAATGTGTGGGTGAGATTTGTAAATCTGTGAGTCTCTAGGCTGCGATGAACAGCCATCACAGGGTCTT
Proteins encoded in this region:
- the PHETA2 gene encoding sesquipedalian-2 isoform X4, with amino-acid sequence MGCMLEVTRAASRGVLPYTPGLGIVLCPRNHVIKGPSCVARPERPLPSCWELCGCINPLHASRSGTGILSFSLGSLISSFLHDPPNHHLREESGMPAHFTDEDTEPQGTQQVEATGLRPRSPPGPAFFAQQGHRAAFSSDLWPPSPLTVLIGAMKLNERSVAHYALSDSPADHTGFLRTWGGAGTPPTPSGAGRRCWFVLKGNLLFSFESRESRAPLSLVVLEGCTVELAEAPVSEEFAFAIRFDAPGVRPHLLAADGPAAQEAWVKALSRASFGYMRLVVRELESQLRDARHSLALRRHSSWKAGPGHQKPQAPERPSPGPENGHPVSKDCRPEDLVEERGSRPAGRGLAEWQGPAGLFLGRRQSPSLPETSYFSMLHNWYGQEIVELRQRWLQRAWASRPERENRDGH
- the PHETA2 gene encoding sesquipedalian-2 isoform X5, with translation MPAHFTDEDTEPQGTQQVEATGLRPRSPPGPAFFAQQGHRAAFSSDLWPPSPLTVLIGAMKLNERSVAHYALSDSPADHTGFLRTWGGAGTPPTPSGAGRRCWFVLKGNLLFSFESRESRAPLSLVVLEGCTVELAEAPVSEEFAFAIRFDAPGVRPHLLAADGPAAQEAWVKALSRASFGYMRLVVRELESQLRDARHSLALRRHSSWKAGPGHQKPQAPERPSPGPENGHPVSKDCRPEDLVEERGSRPAGRGLAEWQGPAGLFLGRRQSPSLPETSYFSMLHNWYGQEIVELRQRWLQRAWASRPERENRDGH
- the PHETA2 gene encoding sesquipedalian-2 isoform X3, translated to MEGRVRGPSVCLPLECRLQEGGTALSIVAFSAISVLSEGPFPMGCMLEVTRAASRGVLPYTPGLGIVLCPRNHVIKGPSCVARPERPLPSCWELCGCINPLHASRSGTGILSFSLGSLISSFLHDPPNHHLREESGMPAHFTDEDTEPQGTQQVEATGLRPRSPPGPAFFAQQGHRAAFSSDLWPPSPLTVLIGAMKLNERSVAHYALSDSPADHTGFLRTWGGAGTPPTPSGAGRRCWFVLKGNLLFSFESRESRAPLSLVVLEGCTVELAEAPVSEEFAFAIRFDAPGVRPHLLAADGPAAQEAWVKALSRASFGYMRLVVRELESQLRDARHSLALRRHSSWKAGPGHQKPQAPERPSPGPENGHPVSKDCRPEDLVEERGSRPAGRGLAEWQGPAGLFLGRRQSPSLPETSYFSMLHN
- the PHETA2 gene encoding sesquipedalian-2 isoform X1; translation: MEGRVRGPSVCLPLECRLQEGGTALSIVAFSAISVLSEGPFPMGCMLEVTRAASRGVLPYTPGLGIVLCPRNHVIKGPSCVARPERPLPSCWELCGCINPLHASRSGTGILSFSLGSLISSFLHDPPNHHLREESGMPAHFTDEDTEPQGTQQVEATGLRPRSPPGPAFFAQQGHRAAFSSDLWPPSPLTVLIGAMKLNERSVAHYALSDSPADHTGFLRTWGGAGTPPTPSGAGRRCWFVLKGNLLFSFESRESRAPLSLVVLEGCTVELAEAPVSEEFAFAIRFDAPGVRPHLLAADGPAAQEAWVKALSRASFGYMRLVVRELESQLRDARHSLALRRHSSWKAGPGHQKPQAPERPSPGPENGHPVSKDCRPEDLVEERGSRPAGRGLAEWQGPAGLFLGRRQSPSLPETSYFSMLHNWYGQEIVELRQRWLQRAWASRPERENRDGH
- the PHETA2 gene encoding sesquipedalian-2 isoform X6 gives rise to the protein MKLNERSVAHYALSDSPADHTGFLRTWGGAGTPPTPSGAGRRCWFVLKGNLLFSFESRESRAPLSLVVLEGCTVELAEAPVSEEFAFAIRFDAPGVRPHLLAADGPAAQEAWVKALSRASFGYMRLVVRELESQLRDARHSLALRRHSSWKAGPGHQKPQAPERPSPGPENGHPVSKDCRPEDLVEERGSRPAGRGLAEWQGPAGLFLGRRQSPSLPETSYFSMLHNWYGQEIVELRQRWLQRAWASRPERENRDGH
- the SMDT1 gene encoding essential MCU regulator, mitochondrial — its product is MASGAARWLALASVRSGVFRSGPRLRKGGDVSAGGGGSGRSLVPSRSVIVTRSGAILPKPVKMSFGLLRVFSIVIPFLYVGTLISKNFAALLEEHDIFVPEDDDDDD
- the PHETA2 gene encoding sesquipedalian-2 isoform X2; its protein translation is MEGRVRGPSVLSEGPFPMGCMLEVTRAASRGVLPYTPGLGIVLCPRNHVIKGPSCVARPERPLPSCWELCGCINPLHASRSGTGILSFSLGSLISSFLHDPPNHHLREESGMPAHFTDEDTEPQGTQQVEATGLRPRSPPGPAFFAQQGHRAAFSSDLWPPSPLTVLIGAMKLNERSVAHYALSDSPADHTGFLRTWGGAGTPPTPSGAGRRCWFVLKGNLLFSFESRESRAPLSLVVLEGCTVELAEAPVSEEFAFAIRFDAPGVRPHLLAADGPAAQEAWVKALSRASFGYMRLVVRELESQLRDARHSLALRRHSSWKAGPGHQKPQAPERPSPGPENGHPVSKDCRPEDLVEERGSRPAGRGLAEWQGPAGLFLGRRQSPSLPETSYFSMLHNWYGQEIVELRQRWLQRAWASRPERENRDGH